A single window of Rubripirellula lacrimiformis DNA harbors:
- a CDS encoding AI-2E family transporter produces the protein MTNRRRKSKSDRQPNSSGRQPNSGGEAKGSDPAAPQSPETQQAETQQAETQPLTKDPTSPTDSGQAAGTASRDPGLPSLARILSVVMLILGIIAVGALFYKVMAGFFVPLFLAALLVVIFRPVHHWIFQHTGRKPRTAALATTSLVLAIVLMPLILIVSVATSQFTAMVSQVNFKDLTEALDRGREQLGISLPHAEQFRRLDELSDSLDQGEDPKQVLSDVKEAYTLVEYLQSEVAGPVTAEPFAEVAKDRLDEFAGSVQTKHDVESPEGLVSQLDAEEEFHQGSLKATAAIRTWMKAKLGGTFTSQVRLLANPSAEDLKKLLQRARETLQPRFVSITSATGSYLIQVLVGLAVLVIAVYFFLIDGAAMIRTLMRLSPLDDKYEAQLLLEFDRTSRAVVLASVLSALVQGVLAAIAFWFFGFESIILLFLITSMMALVPFLGAASVWVPCAIYLGAVEQRWTAAAILAIYGATVVSSIDNVIKMYVLHGRSTLHPLFALLSVLGGVKVFGPIGILVGPMVVVFLQTLLEILNHELAGRDARAAIESGSGLDPEADVFEAAENQTRTD, from the coding sequence ATGACCAACCGTCGACGCAAAAGCAAATCGGACCGCCAACCAAACTCATCGGGCCGTCAGCCAAACTCTGGGGGCGAAGCCAAAGGCAGCGATCCGGCCGCCCCGCAGTCGCCCGAAACTCAGCAAGCTGAAACTCAGCAAGCTGAAACTCAACCGCTGACGAAAGATCCGACCAGCCCGACCGACAGTGGTCAAGCCGCGGGCACCGCGTCGCGGGATCCCGGACTCCCGTCGCTGGCGCGTATCCTATCCGTCGTGATGCTGATTTTGGGGATCATAGCGGTCGGCGCCTTGTTCTACAAAGTGATGGCCGGTTTCTTTGTGCCGCTGTTTCTGGCCGCGTTGTTGGTGGTCATTTTCCGTCCCGTCCATCACTGGATCTTTCAACACACCGGCCGGAAACCTCGAACTGCCGCGCTGGCGACCACATCGCTGGTACTTGCCATCGTGCTGATGCCGTTGATCCTGATCGTTTCGGTCGCGACCAGCCAGTTCACCGCGATGGTCAGCCAGGTGAATTTCAAAGACTTGACCGAGGCACTGGATCGTGGCCGCGAACAACTGGGCATCTCGCTGCCACATGCCGAACAATTCCGCCGATTGGACGAACTAAGCGATTCGCTGGACCAAGGCGAAGATCCCAAGCAGGTGCTGTCAGACGTCAAAGAGGCGTACACGCTGGTTGAGTACTTGCAATCCGAAGTCGCCGGGCCAGTCACCGCCGAACCGTTCGCCGAGGTGGCCAAGGACCGCCTGGATGAATTCGCCGGTTCGGTCCAGACCAAACACGATGTCGAGTCGCCCGAAGGACTGGTCAGCCAACTGGATGCGGAAGAGGAATTCCATCAGGGAAGTTTGAAAGCGACGGCGGCCATTCGCACTTGGATGAAAGCCAAACTCGGTGGCACCTTCACCAGCCAGGTGCGTCTTCTTGCCAACCCCAGCGCCGAAGACCTGAAAAAGCTGCTGCAACGGGCCCGCGAAACCCTCCAGCCTCGTTTTGTCTCCATCACCAGCGCCACCGGCAGTTACCTGATTCAAGTGCTGGTCGGATTGGCCGTCCTGGTGATCGCGGTCTACTTCTTTCTGATCGACGGCGCGGCGATGATCCGCACCCTGATGCGACTGAGTCCGCTGGACGACAAATACGAAGCCCAACTGTTGCTGGAGTTCGATCGAACCAGCCGAGCGGTTGTGTTGGCCAGCGTCCTGAGCGCGTTGGTGCAAGGCGTGTTGGCCGCCATCGCATTTTGGTTCTTCGGATTCGAATCGATCATCCTGCTGTTTCTGATCACGTCGATGATGGCCTTGGTGCCTTTCCTCGGTGCCGCATCGGTGTGGGTGCCATGTGCGATCTACCTGGGCGCGGTCGAACAGCGATGGACCGCAGCAGCGATCTTGGCCATCTATGGCGCCACGGTCGTTTCATCGATCGACAACGTCATCAAGATGTACGTGCTGCACGGCCGATCGACGCTGCACCCATTATTCGCACTGCTTAGCGTGCTCGGTGGCGTCAAAGTGTTTGGTCCGATCGGAATTCTGGTCGGTCCAATGGTCGTCGTCTTTCTGCAGACGCTGCTAGAAATCTTGAACCATGAATTGGCCGGCCGCGACGCCCGAGCGGCGATCGAATCAGGATCGGGATTGGATCCCGAGGCGGATGTGTTCGAAGCCGCCGAGAATCAAACCCGCACGGATTAG
- a CDS encoding vWA domain-containing protein — MNDDPNELRRILELQLVKVRSEASAAKLNARAAEIQMMLRRLGHGPAADTVGGSPSPDSFVPEPSIPDFPAPDSLAPDSLAPDSRSPAMRRWDPCHEPRPKGPANPPTTFADWGSVRSAQTNGHSRARAKSDAETDRPRNTPAAADRSVENSPPTSIANRTRREPSRPITRRDGQHSRVGRPRMMDQSRHSPLPQSPVDGGSASQARNRNVQAGDSKIKKNDVGGLPGIEPLVTQDDDDKANRRRRPAAWFVSAIAHVGILILLAGIGLQTRIPKDQVALSASVTSADQEVIETVEIETSQAMPSSTVSDPVPNETQHDLSPVGELVASEFSPDALPTPPTAMVSTLSSSAAGSTLGRSMNSAGAKKMTFCGVEGGGNHFVYMVDSSESMKSGFDSAITALLGSIDLLTPDQRFYVIIFDRQPDYMRISDPSVDEPRSVFATDANKRALKRWVRQVGRGPGWAPYDPTRFALKLRPDVIFLLSDGEFSQKFEDMLAEENVVTNLFGDRKPISIIHTIAYHSKVGEAGMRRIANRHNGQFRYVPKP, encoded by the coding sequence ATGAACGACGATCCGAATGAATTGCGGCGGATATTGGAACTGCAGCTGGTCAAGGTCCGCAGCGAGGCGTCGGCCGCCAAGCTGAATGCCAGGGCTGCCGAGATCCAGATGATGTTGCGGCGACTCGGCCACGGACCCGCCGCAGATACGGTCGGCGGATCCCCATCCCCCGATTCGTTCGTGCCAGAGCCGTCCATCCCGGACTTCCCTGCCCCGGATTCACTCGCCCCGGATTCACTCGCCCCGGATTCGCGTTCGCCTGCGATGCGGCGTTGGGATCCGTGTCACGAACCGCGACCGAAGGGGCCGGCCAATCCGCCGACCACTTTCGCGGACTGGGGATCGGTCCGGTCCGCACAGACCAACGGTCACAGCCGGGCGCGAGCGAAGTCGGATGCGGAAACCGATCGCCCACGAAACACTCCTGCCGCAGCGGACCGTTCGGTAGAGAACTCTCCGCCGACTAGCATTGCCAACCGAACACGCCGCGAACCTTCGCGACCGATCACACGCCGTGATGGCCAGCACAGCCGCGTTGGTAGGCCGCGGATGATGGATCAAAGTCGGCACTCTCCTTTGCCTCAGTCGCCCGTCGACGGGGGATCCGCATCCCAAGCACGCAATCGAAACGTTCAGGCCGGCGATTCGAAGATCAAAAAAAACGATGTCGGCGGTCTGCCGGGCATCGAACCGTTGGTGACACAGGACGATGACGACAAGGCGAATCGGCGCAGACGTCCGGCGGCGTGGTTCGTCAGTGCGATTGCACACGTCGGCATTCTGATCTTGTTGGCCGGGATCGGATTGCAGACCCGCATCCCCAAAGACCAGGTCGCCCTATCGGCCTCGGTCACATCGGCGGATCAGGAGGTGATTGAGACGGTCGAAATTGAAACCAGCCAAGCGATGCCATCGTCCACGGTTTCCGATCCGGTGCCGAATGAGACTCAGCACGATCTGAGTCCGGTTGGTGAATTGGTCGCAAGTGAATTTTCGCCGGATGCATTGCCCACACCACCAACTGCGATGGTGTCGACGCTTTCCAGTTCGGCGGCTGGTTCCACCTTGGGCCGGTCGATGAATTCAGCCGGTGCCAAGAAGATGACGTTTTGTGGCGTGGAAGGTGGCGGGAACCATTTTGTGTACATGGTCGATAGTTCCGAAAGCATGAAAAGCGGTTTTGATTCGGCGATCACCGCACTGTTGGGGTCCATCGATCTGCTGACACCCGATCAACGGTTCTATGTCATCATTTTCGATCGCCAGCCGGATTACATGCGGATTAGCGATCCGAGTGTTGACGAACCGCGAAGCGTCTTTGCAACCGACGCGAACAAGCGAGCGTTGAAGCGGTGGGTTCGCCAAGTTGGTCGCGGACCCGGATGGGCGCCGTATGATCCAACCCGGTTTGCGTTGAAGCTGCGACCCGATGTGATCTTCCTGCTCTCCGACGGCGAGTTCTCGCAGAAGTTCGAAGACATGTTGGCCGAAGAAAACGTCGTGACCAATTTGTTCGGTGATCGCAAGCCGATCAGCATCATCCACACCATCGCCTACCACAGCAAAGTCGGCGAGGCTGGGATGCGGCGAATCGCCAATCGTCACAATGGCCAGTTCCGTTACGTACCCAAACCATAG
- a CDS encoding ECF-type sigma factor produces MDDSSQAFAQLLAKVRDGDEQATAQMWESYFQQLVRIAAKRLPANLRRSGDEEDIALSAFHSFIAGIRRDQFPDLSGPENLWGLLITLTSRKSQAHLRRQTRQKRGGGSVRGESVFLNHAGELRSGGIGGVTGDEVAADIRAELAEACDVLLDQLDDEQLKQIAIMRMDGYLVDEIATRLEVSKRAVERRLQLIRKIWAEQVDTSDNEAEA; encoded by the coding sequence ATGGACGATTCATCCCAAGCATTTGCACAACTGCTTGCCAAAGTTCGCGACGGGGACGAGCAGGCCACGGCGCAGATGTGGGAGTCCTACTTTCAGCAGCTGGTGCGCATCGCAGCCAAGCGGTTGCCGGCCAACCTGCGACGCAGCGGTGACGAGGAAGACATTGCCCTGTCGGCGTTTCACAGCTTCATCGCAGGCATCCGCCGTGATCAGTTCCCGGACCTTAGCGGCCCCGAGAATCTGTGGGGGCTGCTGATCACGTTGACCAGCCGAAAATCGCAGGCTCACCTGCGTCGCCAAACCCGACAAAAACGCGGTGGTGGATCGGTCCGCGGCGAATCGGTGTTCCTGAACCATGCTGGCGAACTGCGATCCGGTGGGATCGGCGGTGTGACCGGCGATGAAGTCGCCGCAGACATCCGCGCCGAACTGGCCGAAGCCTGTGACGTGCTGCTGGATCAACTGGATGACGAACAATTGAAACAGATTGCCATCATGCGGATGGACGGGTACCTGGTCGACGAGATCGCAACCCGTTTGGAAGTCAGCAAGCGAGCGGTCGAACGCCGTCTGCAACTGATTCGTAAAATCTGGGCCGAACAAGTCGATACATCGGACAACGAGGCCGAAGCGTGA
- the ygfZ gene encoding CAF17-like 4Fe-4S cluster assembly/insertion protein YgfZ: MKSTAIYRLGQLSIVDVTGADAAAIVHNVTTNEVKKLAVGEGRETFITDVRGKTLAHGFLYRHEDAFRLIASSGVSAVYAAHLDRYTIREDAVPQIRDEQFVVFAVPSASAVDLGIQPGGDDALGKIQSWSAKWGDTDVVVYQNRWLGEGTLAVLVSSDDLPSIEQWIAANDVAVGGMDDFHQQRVAVGFPWYGLDLTDANLPQEADRDDLAVSFTKGCYLGQETVARLDALGQVQKKLVRWSIQGTIPTAGATVDAAGKTVGRLTSIARIEPQGDQAAAIGFARRSHFEPGAVADGDGFQATVIGAAEA; the protein is encoded by the coding sequence ATGAAATCAACCGCAATCTATCGCCTCGGACAACTGTCCATCGTCGACGTCACCGGTGCCGACGCCGCTGCCATCGTGCATAACGTCACCACGAACGAGGTCAAAAAATTGGCCGTTGGTGAGGGTCGCGAGACGTTCATCACGGATGTTCGCGGCAAGACTTTGGCGCACGGCTTTTTGTATCGTCACGAGGATGCGTTTCGCTTGATCGCTTCGTCAGGAGTTTCGGCCGTCTATGCCGCGCACCTGGATCGTTACACGATTCGTGAAGACGCCGTGCCGCAGATTCGGGACGAACAATTCGTGGTTTTTGCCGTGCCTAGCGCTTCGGCGGTCGATCTTGGGATCCAACCGGGTGGCGATGATGCCCTGGGAAAGATCCAATCGTGGTCTGCCAAGTGGGGTGATACCGACGTTGTTGTGTATCAGAATCGTTGGCTCGGCGAGGGAACGCTGGCGGTGCTGGTTTCCAGCGACGATTTGCCATCGATCGAGCAGTGGATCGCAGCCAACGATGTTGCTGTGGGCGGAATGGACGACTTTCACCAGCAGCGTGTGGCGGTTGGTTTTCCCTGGTACGGTTTGGACCTTACCGACGCCAATTTGCCTCAAGAAGCCGACCGGGATGATCTGGCCGTTTCCTTCACCAAAGGGTGCTACCTTGGTCAAGAAACCGTCGCTCGCTTAGACGCGCTGGGGCAAGTCCAGAAAAAACTGGTACGTTGGTCCATCCAGGGCACCATCCCAACGGCCGGGGCAACCGTCGATGCAGCGGGAAAAACCGTGGGGCGTCTGACCAGCATTGCTAGAATAGAGCCCCAGGGTGACCAGGCTGCTGCGATTGGGTTCGCACGGCGGAGTCACTTTGAACCCGGCGCGGTGGCGGACGGCGACGGATTTCAAGCGACGGTGATCGGCGCGGCCGAGGCCTAA
- a CDS encoding replication-associated recombination protein A encodes MNQPPSLFDDAEADNLASAQPLAARMRPQRLTEYVGQQHILGEGKLLRRMIDAGRLGSVIFSGPPGTGKTTLAHLLAIETGSQLRTLSAVSSGVKDVREVLAWAGDLIASGGPRPLLFIDEIHRFSKSQQDALLPDVESGVVSLIGATTSNPYFAVNGALLSRSQLFQLESLSPEDIEGLIRRALADSNRGLGGTSVTVDDDAITYLSQACEGDARRALSALEIAVRSSADGSVTRDVVKESLGSRLGGYDAGGDDHYNLTSAMIKSIRGSDADAGVYWLARMLEGGEDIRFLCRRLVILASEDIGNADPQALPIAVAAMQACEFVGLPEAQLTLSQTVAYLALAPKSNAATVAITSARRDVRENKIIPVPKHLRDAHYGGAEKLGHGEGYQYSHNAEDGIAAQDYLGVDRSYYVPVDRGFEAELKTRMDKIKQILKRSDGSED; translated from the coding sequence GTGAATCAGCCACCTTCGTTGTTCGACGATGCCGAAGCCGACAACCTTGCCAGCGCCCAACCGCTGGCTGCACGCATGCGTCCCCAGCGGCTGACCGAATACGTCGGCCAACAACACATCCTGGGCGAAGGCAAACTGCTGCGGCGAATGATCGACGCCGGACGTTTGGGAAGTGTGATTTTTTCGGGACCACCCGGCACCGGTAAAACCACTCTGGCTCACCTGTTGGCCATCGAAACCGGCAGCCAACTGCGTACGTTGAGCGCCGTATCCAGCGGCGTGAAAGACGTTCGCGAGGTACTGGCCTGGGCCGGCGACCTGATCGCATCGGGGGGGCCAAGACCACTGCTGTTTATCGATGAAATCCATCGGTTCAGCAAAAGCCAACAGGACGCACTGCTGCCGGACGTGGAATCCGGTGTCGTATCGCTGATCGGCGCCACGACCAGCAATCCCTACTTTGCCGTCAACGGCGCGCTGCTGAGCCGCAGCCAGTTGTTCCAGTTGGAATCGCTATCGCCCGAAGACATCGAAGGCTTGATCCGCCGGGCTTTGGCCGATTCGAATCGCGGTTTGGGCGGCACGTCGGTGACGGTCGATGACGATGCCATCACCTATCTGTCGCAAGCCTGCGAAGGCGATGCCCGGCGGGCTCTTTCGGCGCTCGAGATCGCGGTCCGCAGTTCAGCAGACGGATCAGTCACGCGTGACGTGGTGAAGGAATCGCTGGGAAGTCGTTTGGGCGGATACGATGCCGGTGGCGACGACCATTACAACCTGACCAGCGCCATGATCAAAAGCATCCGAGGCAGCGATGCGGATGCCGGAGTCTATTGGTTGGCCCGCATGCTAGAAGGCGGCGAGGACATTCGATTCCTGTGTCGACGACTGGTCATCTTGGCCAGCGAAGATATCGGTAACGCGGATCCGCAAGCGTTGCCGATCGCGGTTGCCGCAATGCAGGCGTGCGAGTTCGTTGGATTGCCCGAGGCGCAACTAACCCTTAGCCAAACCGTCGCCTACTTGGCACTGGCTCCCAAAAGCAATGCCGCCACGGTCGCGATCACGTCGGCGCGGCGAGATGTCCGCGAAAACAAAATCATCCCGGTCCCCAAACATTTGCGAGACGCTCATTACGGCGGAGCGGAAAAGCTGGGACACGGCGAGGGTTACCAGTACTCTCACAATGCCGAAGACGGGATTGCGGCACAGGATTACTTGGGCGTGGACCGTTCGTATTATGTCCCGGTGGATCGCGGATTCGAAGCCGAACTGAAAACGCGGATGGACAAGATCAAACAAATATTGAAAAGAAGCGACGGTTCGGAAGATTAG
- a CDS encoding metal ABC transporter permease, translated as MIAAALVWSTIDTWILLTASLVAASSAIPGCFLFLRKQSMIADALTHAALPGVVAAFVVAGWLQGFGIIDQDGSWTFRQSLMFGGAMTAGLLTAFLTQWVSRSGWIRGDAAMGVVFTTLFAIGLIMLRQFADQSDIDLECVLYGQLDTIGLSDGVPAEAITCALMLVVNLVLVTVLFKELMLTTFDPELAGTLGLRPEWMHYGLMTITTATIVTAFEVVGSILAIGMLVIPPSTAFFISRRLRPMIAVSMSVAVSASVLGHLAAITLPGPITSALGLPYVESVTTSGAIVLVAAAQLLIAMLIGPERGILVDRYRATRTPAGEAVPVN; from the coding sequence ATGATCGCTGCGGCCTTGGTTTGGTCCACTATCGATACCTGGATTCTGTTGACCGCGTCGTTGGTCGCTGCATCGAGCGCGATCCCCGGATGTTTTCTGTTTCTGCGTAAACAGAGCATGATCGCCGATGCGTTGACTCACGCAGCCCTGCCTGGTGTCGTGGCGGCATTCGTTGTCGCCGGTTGGTTACAGGGGTTCGGGATCATCGACCAGGACGGCAGTTGGACGTTCCGCCAGAGTTTGATGTTTGGCGGTGCGATGACGGCGGGCTTGTTGACTGCGTTCTTGACCCAATGGGTGTCGCGGTCGGGATGGATTCGCGGCGACGCAGCGATGGGAGTCGTGTTCACCACTCTGTTCGCGATCGGTCTGATCATGTTGCGGCAGTTTGCGGATCAAAGCGATATCGACTTGGAATGTGTCCTGTACGGCCAACTGGACACGATCGGTCTGTCCGATGGTGTTCCGGCCGAAGCGATCACTTGTGCGTTGATGTTGGTGGTCAACTTGGTGCTGGTCACGGTGCTGTTCAAAGAACTGATGTTGACCACCTTTGATCCTGAATTGGCCGGGACCCTGGGGCTGCGGCCCGAGTGGATGCACTATGGATTGATGACCATCACCACCGCCACGATCGTCACCGCATTCGAGGTCGTCGGCAGCATTTTGGCGATCGGGATGTTGGTGATCCCGCCATCGACGGCGTTCTTCATCAGCCGTCGCCTGCGCCCGATGATCGCTGTTTCGATGTCTGTCGCCGTTTCTGCGTCTGTCTTGGGACACCTAGCGGCGATCACCCTGCCCGGCCCCATCACGTCTGCGCTAGGTTTGCCGTACGTCGAAAGCGTGACCACATCGGGAGCGATCGTGTTGGTCGCCGCTGCGCAACTGCTGATCGCAATGCTGATCGGTCCCGAACGAGGGATTTTGGTGGATCGGTACAGAGCCACTCGAACCCCCGCTGGCGAAGCGGTCCCGGTGAACTAA
- a CDS encoding lysylphosphatidylglycerol synthase transmembrane domain-containing protein, which produces MIDKPIRNDSGADADEVDASGPVGVQDNRVGGRKRWMAVAKLVILVVVVIGLALAFRSAAQQWSAETAKIDLAIDELQSQADVETDPAVQRELQQQQAALNASRPHPANLNLAWLSVAAWLYALGLLPSGMLLHRAVHALGGHPKRSTAIIAQSLGHVGKYVPGKAMVVVLRGGVLARDGVRPLTSTISVFLETFLMMAVGAVVAAIATAEAPVPKWITITALVTALLAGIPTLPPILRWIAARVGGVDKQRVDEQIGWSLFFAGWGWSLLSWLLIGGSFTALIMAVPTADPVPSLIQLFPIATAAISLAMVVGFASLLPGGAGVRELVLASVLGIVISPAHGLLSAIAARVLFILVEAAMAFVCWVWIRRHPVAAISLDRTAAPAVSLSAE; this is translated from the coding sequence GTGATCGACAAGCCGATTCGAAATGATTCCGGTGCGGACGCAGACGAAGTCGACGCCAGCGGTCCAGTCGGTGTTCAGGATAACCGAGTCGGTGGACGCAAGAGATGGATGGCGGTGGCCAAGCTGGTGATCCTGGTCGTGGTCGTGATTGGCCTGGCGTTGGCATTTCGATCGGCTGCCCAGCAGTGGAGTGCGGAAACGGCCAAGATCGATTTGGCGATCGATGAACTGCAGTCGCAAGCTGACGTCGAAACCGATCCAGCGGTCCAGCGGGAATTGCAGCAACAGCAGGCCGCGCTGAATGCCAGCCGGCCTCACCCGGCCAATCTGAATTTGGCTTGGTTGTCCGTCGCTGCTTGGTTGTATGCCCTTGGCTTGCTGCCATCTGGGATGTTGCTCCACCGCGCCGTGCATGCCTTGGGTGGGCATCCGAAACGGTCAACGGCGATCATCGCCCAATCTTTGGGGCATGTTGGAAAGTACGTTCCCGGCAAAGCGATGGTGGTGGTGCTGCGTGGCGGCGTCCTGGCTCGCGATGGTGTTCGGCCGCTGACATCAACGATCAGCGTCTTCCTGGAAACGTTCCTGATGATGGCGGTGGGGGCGGTGGTGGCAGCGATCGCAACGGCCGAGGCACCGGTGCCAAAGTGGATCACGATCACGGCGCTCGTCACGGCGCTGCTTGCTGGTATCCCTACCCTGCCACCGATTTTGCGCTGGATCGCAGCCCGCGTCGGCGGCGTCGACAAACAGCGAGTGGATGAACAGATCGGATGGTCGCTGTTCTTTGCCGGATGGGGTTGGTCGTTGTTGTCGTGGCTATTGATCGGTGGATCTTTCACGGCGTTGATCATGGCGGTCCCGACGGCGGATCCGGTGCCCTCGCTGATTCAGTTGTTTCCGATCGCGACCGCTGCGATCAGTTTGGCGATGGTCGTTGGGTTCGCTTCGCTATTGCCTGGTGGGGCGGGAGTTCGCGAGTTGGTTTTGGCATCGGTGTTGGGCATTGTGATCAGCCCCGCCCACGGTCTGCTTTCGGCGATCGCCGCGCGAGTGCTGTTCATCTTGGTCGAAGCGGCGATGGCGTTTGTGTGTTGGGTTTGGATTCGCCGACACCCCGTGGCCGCAATTTCGCTGGATCGGACGGCCGCCCCGGCGGTGTCGCTGTCGGCGGAGTAA